In the genome of Nocardia sp. NBC_00416, one region contains:
- the hpf gene encoding ribosome hibernation-promoting factor, HPF/YfiA family, producing the protein MTTSSRPSVQDTAETQLDDQLDRPRDTRAEIVVKGRNVEVPDHFRIYVSEKLSRLERFDPSIFLFDVELFHERNRRQRKSCQRVEITARGKGPIVRAEACADSFYAAFEAVTAKLESRLRRTKDRRRVHYGDKTPLSVHDATAELAEDALPGELFDIPHDHAQRSMKRSDFEADYPEYEGPGHIVRTKVHSAIPMTVDDALYQMELVGHDFFLFQDKETDRPSVVYRRHAFDYGLIRLA; encoded by the coding sequence GTGACGACTTCTTCACGACCTTCAGTACAGGACACCGCCGAGACGCAGCTGGACGATCAGCTCGACCGACCACGGGACACCCGCGCGGAAATCGTGGTCAAGGGCCGCAATGTCGAGGTCCCCGATCATTTCCGAATCTATGTGTCGGAGAAGCTGTCCCGGCTGGAGCGTTTCGATCCATCGATCTTCCTCTTCGACGTGGAACTCTTCCACGAACGCAATCGTCGTCAACGCAAGAGCTGCCAGCGGGTCGAGATCACCGCGCGTGGCAAGGGCCCGATCGTGCGCGCCGAGGCCTGCGCGGACAGTTTCTACGCCGCCTTCGAGGCCGTGACGGCGAAACTGGAGAGCCGTCTGCGCCGCACCAAGGATCGGCGCCGCGTGCACTACGGCGATAAGACCCCGCTGTCGGTGCACGACGCCACTGCCGAGCTGGCCGAGGACGCGCTGCCCGGCGAACTCTTCGATATCCCGCACGACCACGCGCAGCGCAGTATGAAGCGTTCCGACTTCGAGGCCGACTATCCCGAATACGAGGGGCCCGGCCATATCGTGCGCACCAAGGTGCACTCGGCGATCCCGATGACGGTCGACGACGCGCTTTATCAAATGGAGTTGGTCGGCCACGATTTCTTCTTGTTCCAGGACAAGGAAACCGATCGGCCGTCGGTGGTCTACCGCCGGCACGCCTTCGATTACGGTCTGATCAGGCTCGCCTAG
- the secA gene encoding preprotein translocase subunit SecA has protein sequence MPALTLTRLLRFGEGRMVKRLSHLADEVLALEGDYEDLTDTELRAKTDEFRERYADGESLDDLLLEAFAVAREGSWRVLQQKHYKVQIMGGAALHLGNIAEMKTGEGKTLTSVLPAYLNAVSGDGVHIVTTNDYLAKRDSEWMGRVHRFLGLEVGAILSGMTPPQRRDAYNADITYGTNNEFGFDYLRDNMTHSLDDLVQRGHNFAVVDEVDSILIDEARTPLIISGPADASSKWYAEFARIAPLLKKDLHYEVDIKKRTVGVHEAGVELVEDQLGIDNLYEAANSPLVSYLNNAVKAKELYTRDKDYIVRDGEVIIVDEFTGRILVGRRYNEGMHQAIEAKEEVEIQPENQTLATITLQNYFRLYDKLSGMTGTAETEAAELHQIYSLGVIPIPTNKPPIRIDQADLIYKTEEAKFSAVVDDVVERHQAGQPVLIGTTSVDRSEYLSKQLTKRGVPHNVLNAKFHEKEAQIIAEAGRPGTVTVATNMAGRGTDVVLGGNPDIITDTLLRQQGLDPVTTPEDYQANWFHALEKVKKQVAEDAEAVKDAGGLYVLGTERHDSRRIDNQLRGRSGRQGDPGESRFYLSLGDELMRRFNGAALESIMTRLNLPDDVPIEAKMVSKAIKSAQTQVEQQNFEIRKNVLKYDEVMNQQRTVIYDERNQILRGEDMEGQVQSMITDVISAYVDGATAEGYVEDWDLDKLWGALKTLYPVSIDHREVSGETEVGEAGELTRDDLLDTLLDDAHVAYEQRESDIDGLAGEGSMRTLERQVLLSVLDRKWREHLYEMDYLKEGIGLRAMAQRDPLVEYQREGFDMFANMLEGLKEDAVGILFNVQVEVQQPQPAGTQVDPGLRSPIGSQPLPPSSQYPTEKLPIQNGAPPALRARGIDESGPRGLSYSGPDEGGRTAVHSDEEEYGSDGQQQGTRRERREAARSQTKQQGRGPKSRRKH, from the coding sequence GTGCCTGCGCTGACACTGACGAGGTTGCTACGTTTTGGTGAGGGTCGCATGGTCAAGCGCCTCTCCCATCTCGCCGACGAGGTGCTCGCGCTCGAGGGCGACTACGAGGACCTCACCGATACCGAACTGCGCGCCAAGACCGACGAATTCCGCGAGCGCTACGCCGACGGCGAATCGCTCGACGACCTGCTGCTCGAGGCATTCGCGGTGGCCCGGGAGGGGTCGTGGCGGGTGCTCCAGCAGAAGCACTACAAAGTGCAGATCATGGGTGGCGCGGCGCTGCACCTGGGCAATATCGCGGAAATGAAGACCGGTGAGGGCAAAACCCTGACCTCGGTGCTCCCCGCGTATCTGAACGCGGTCAGCGGCGACGGTGTGCACATCGTCACCACCAACGACTACCTGGCCAAACGCGACTCCGAGTGGATGGGCCGGGTGCACCGCTTCCTCGGTCTCGAGGTGGGCGCGATCCTGTCCGGGATGACGCCCCCGCAGCGTCGCGACGCCTACAACGCCGACATCACCTACGGCACGAACAACGAATTCGGCTTCGACTATCTGCGCGACAATATGACCCATTCGCTCGACGATCTGGTCCAGCGCGGCCACAATTTCGCGGTGGTGGACGAGGTCGACTCCATTCTCATCGACGAGGCCCGTACCCCGTTGATCATCTCGGGCCCCGCCGACGCCTCCAGTAAGTGGTATGCCGAATTCGCCCGAATTGCGCCGCTTCTGAAAAAAGATCTCCACTACGAGGTCGATATCAAGAAACGCACCGTCGGCGTGCACGAGGCCGGTGTGGAATTGGTCGAGGACCAGCTCGGCATCGACAATCTCTACGAGGCCGCGAACTCGCCCCTGGTGAGCTACCTGAACAACGCCGTCAAGGCCAAGGAGCTCTACACCCGGGACAAGGACTACATCGTCCGCGACGGCGAGGTCATCATCGTCGACGAGTTCACCGGCCGCATCCTGGTCGGCCGACGCTACAACGAGGGCATGCACCAGGCGATCGAGGCCAAGGAAGAGGTCGAGATCCAGCCGGAGAACCAGACCCTGGCCACCATCACCCTGCAGAACTACTTCCGTCTCTACGACAAACTGTCCGGTATGACGGGTACCGCCGAAACCGAGGCGGCCGAACTGCACCAGATCTACAGCCTGGGCGTCATCCCGATCCCGACCAACAAGCCGCCGATCCGCATCGATCAGGCCGACCTCATCTACAAGACCGAAGAGGCGAAGTTCAGCGCCGTGGTCGACGACGTGGTGGAAAGGCATCAGGCGGGCCAGCCCGTGCTGATCGGCACCACCAGCGTGGATCGGTCGGAATACCTGTCCAAGCAGCTCACCAAACGCGGCGTTCCGCACAATGTGCTCAACGCGAAGTTCCACGAGAAGGAAGCCCAGATCATCGCCGAGGCGGGTCGCCCCGGCACCGTCACCGTCGCGACGAATATGGCGGGTCGCGGTACCGACGTCGTACTCGGCGGCAACCCCGACATCATCACCGACACCCTGCTGCGTCAGCAGGGTCTGGACCCGGTGACCACTCCCGAGGACTACCAGGCCAACTGGTTCCACGCGCTGGAGAAGGTGAAGAAGCAGGTCGCCGAGGACGCCGAGGCGGTGAAGGACGCCGGCGGTCTGTACGTGCTCGGCACCGAACGCCACGACTCCCGGCGTATCGACAATCAGCTGCGCGGTCGTTCCGGCCGCCAGGGCGACCCCGGTGAATCCCGTTTCTACCTCTCGCTCGGCGACGAGCTCATGCGCCGGTTCAACGGCGCGGCGCTGGAATCGATCATGACCCGGCTCAACCTGCCCGACGATGTGCCGATCGAGGCGAAGATGGTGTCGAAGGCCATCAAGAGTGCGCAGACCCAGGTCGAGCAGCAGAACTTCGAGATCCGCAAGAACGTGCTCAAGTACGACGAGGTGATGAACCAGCAGCGCACCGTCATCTACGACGAGCGCAACCAGATCCTGCGCGGTGAGGATATGGAGGGCCAGGTCCAGAGCATGATCACCGATGTGATCTCCGCGTACGTGGACGGGGCCACCGCCGAGGGATATGTGGAGGACTGGGATCTGGACAAGCTGTGGGGCGCGCTCAAGACGCTGTACCCGGTGAGCATCGACCACCGCGAGGTGTCCGGGGAGACCGAAGTCGGCGAGGCCGGTGAACTCACCCGCGACGATCTGCTGGACACCCTGCTCGACGATGCCCACGTCGCCTACGAGCAGCGCGAATCCGATATCGACGGTTTGGCGGGCGAGGGCAGTATGCGCACCCTGGAACGGCAGGTGCTGCTGTCGGTGCTGGACCGCAAATGGCGTGAGCACCTCTACGAGATGGACTATCTGAAGGAAGGTATCGGCCTGCGCGCCATGGCCCAGCGCGATCCGCTGGTGGAGTATCAGCGCGAGGGCTTCGATATGTTCGCCAACATGCTGGAGGGGTTGAAGGAGGACGCCGTCGGCATCCTGTTCAACGTCCAGGTCGAGGTCCAGCAGCCGCAACCCGCGGGCACCCAGGTCGACCCCGGTCTGCGGTCCCCGATCGGCTCGCAGCCGCTGCCGCCGAGCAGCCAGTACCCGACCGAGAAACTCCCGATCCAGAACGGCGCCCCGCCGGCGTTGCGCGCTCGGGGTATCGATGAATCGGGCCCGCGTGGCCTGAGCTATTCGGGTCCGGACGAGGGCGGGCGCACCGCGGTGCACAGCGACGAAGAGGAGTACGGGTCCGACGGCCAGCAGCAGGGCACCCGCCGGGAACGTCGGGAAGCGGCCCGGTCGCAGACCAAACAGCAGGGCCGCGGGCCCAAGTCGCGGCGCAAGCACTGA
- a CDS encoding DUF6912 family protein codes for MRVYVPATVPMLRELVEKRELHAVGGTAFALTPALREAYASGDDEELAEVAMAEAARAALRLLAEEVHGPGTPMYRRAVIAVDATGATLRPDLDDAVVKLDGPIQYKRIASVHLDLAEAEPAVAKAVDIIDAADLGDEDAEFVLGDAEDHQLAWYATQELPFLVDLL; via the coding sequence ATGCGTGTGTACGTCCCGGCCACGGTGCCGATGCTGCGCGAACTCGTGGAGAAACGGGAGCTGCACGCGGTCGGGGGGACGGCGTTCGCGCTCACACCGGCATTGCGTGAGGCCTACGCGTCGGGTGACGACGAGGAGCTGGCGGAGGTCGCCATGGCCGAGGCGGCGCGGGCGGCGCTGCGGCTGCTGGCCGAGGAGGTGCACGGTCCCGGTACTCCGATGTACCGGCGCGCGGTGATCGCGGTGGACGCCACGGGCGCCACCCTGCGGCCGGACCTCGACGACGCGGTGGTGAAACTGGACGGACCGATCCAGTACAAACGGATCGCGTCGGTACACCTGGATCTGGCCGAGGCCGAACCGGCGGTGGCCAAGGCGGTGGACATCATCGACGCCGCAGATCTGGGCGATGAGGACGCCGAGTTCGTCCTCGGCGACGCCGAGGACCATCAGCTCGCCTGGTACGCCACGCAGGAACTGCCCTTCCTCGTCGACCTGCTCTGA
- a CDS encoding fatty acid desaturase family protein yields MAITDIRAFAHLTAEDVETLGQELDTIRRSVEQSLGERDAKYIRRTITAQRGLELAARAVLFGSRNRWAWLSGTAMLSVAKIIENMELGHNISHGQWDWMNDPEIHSTNWEWDMTGPSAQWRRAHNYSHHTYTNVLGKDEDLGFGILRMTRDEAWRPIHLVQPVANIVLAALFEWGIALHDWTIEKQLSDTPRFQVLSEPNRLFGRKIARQVTKDFLIYPAVTGPAFMSTLKANATANLIRNLWAYAVIFCGHFPDGAEKFTEEQLEGETPGEWYLRQMLGSANFSAGPVMGFMSGNLSYQIEHHLFPDLPSNRYPEVAVGVRELCEKYDLPYTTGSLGKQYLLAFRTIHKLALPDRFLRRTADDAPETSSERKFAGITLHGGPENRPWSIDPATGKRRGLRSAMHEAKIVLRAKAEHEKEVLRGAERTLRAKARQEKDLLRRARHALRKSAASNPA; encoded by the coding sequence GTGGCTATCACCGACATCAGAGCCTTTGCCCACCTCACGGCCGAGGATGTCGAGACACTGGGGCAGGAGCTCGACACCATCCGCCGATCGGTCGAGCAATCCCTGGGCGAACGGGACGCCAAATACATCCGGCGCACCATCACCGCCCAGCGCGGTCTGGAACTGGCCGCGCGCGCCGTGCTGTTCGGCAGCCGCAACCGCTGGGCCTGGCTGAGCGGGACCGCGATGCTGTCCGTCGCCAAGATCATCGAGAACATGGAGCTCGGGCACAACATCAGCCACGGTCAGTGGGACTGGATGAACGATCCGGAGATCCACTCCACCAACTGGGAATGGGATATGACCGGCCCATCCGCCCAATGGCGCCGAGCGCACAATTACTCCCACCACACCTACACCAATGTGCTCGGCAAGGACGAGGACCTCGGCTTCGGCATTCTGCGGATGACCCGCGACGAAGCGTGGCGGCCGATACACCTGGTGCAACCGGTCGCCAATATCGTCCTGGCCGCGTTGTTCGAATGGGGCATCGCCCTGCACGATTGGACCATCGAGAAACAGCTCTCCGACACCCCGCGTTTCCAGGTCCTCTCCGAACCGAACAGACTGTTCGGCCGCAAGATCGCCCGGCAGGTGACCAAGGATTTCCTGATCTATCCGGCCGTCACCGGACCCGCCTTCATGTCGACCCTGAAGGCGAACGCCACCGCGAATCTGATCCGCAATCTGTGGGCCTACGCGGTGATCTTCTGCGGACATTTCCCGGACGGCGCGGAGAAGTTCACCGAGGAACAGCTCGAAGGCGAGACGCCCGGTGAATGGTATCTGCGCCAGATGCTGGGCAGCGCGAACTTCTCGGCAGGCCCGGTCATGGGGTTCATGAGCGGCAATCTGAGTTATCAGATCGAGCATCACCTCTTCCCCGATCTGCCGAGCAACCGCTATCCCGAGGTAGCGGTCGGCGTGCGCGAACTCTGCGAGAAATACGATCTGCCGTACACCACCGGATCGCTGGGCAAGCAGTATCTGCTCGCCTTCCGCACCATCCACAAGCTCGCCCTACCGGACCGATTTCTGCGCCGGACCGCCGACGATGCGCCCGAAACTTCCTCCGAACGTAAATTCGCGGGGATCACGCTGCACGGCGGGCCGGAGAATCGGCCGTGGAGTATCGATCCGGCGACCGGAAAGCGGCGCGGGCTGCGTTCGGCCATGCACGAAGCCAAGATCGTGCTGCGCGCCAAGGCCGAGCACGAAAAGGAAGTGCTGCGCGGTGCGGAGCGGACCCTGCGGGCCAAGGCCCGGCAGGAGAAAGACCTGCTCCGGCGCGCACGACACGCACTGCGCAAGTCGGCCGCGTCCAACCCCGCATAA
- a CDS encoding ferredoxin reductase: MGRKPNAKTVRGVKDWLEAPAAGIAERGGKLNLLRGAVARATTPLLPDDYLHLANPLWSARELRGRVVDVRKETADSATLVIKPGWGFDFRYEPGQYIGIGILVGGRWHWRSYSLTSPPDWNDPRYGKKVIAIAVKAMPEGFLSSHLVNGVSPGTVVRLAAPQGAFVLPSPPPPKVLFLTAGSGITPVMSMLRAMDRRDAVTDVVHIHSARTAEDVMFAAELDDLHSRRPGFVSHIHLTGANGKFATTALDELYPDWRERQTWACGPLGMLDEIEKHWHEAGLGSALHVERFEVERSATTEGGTVTFGKSGRSVTVDGATTLLEAGESAGVQLPFGCRMGICQTCVVTLSAGHARDLRNGTERFEGEKVQTCISAAAGDCTLEV; the protein is encoded by the coding sequence ATGGGCAGGAAACCGAACGCGAAGACGGTGCGCGGTGTCAAGGATTGGCTGGAGGCGCCGGCGGCCGGCATCGCCGAACGCGGCGGCAAACTGAATCTGCTGCGAGGGGCGGTGGCACGGGCGACCACACCACTGCTGCCCGACGACTATTTGCACCTGGCCAACCCGCTGTGGTCGGCACGGGAGCTGCGCGGCCGGGTGGTCGACGTCCGCAAGGAGACCGCCGATTCGGCGACGCTGGTCATCAAACCCGGCTGGGGATTCGACTTCCGGTACGAACCCGGGCAGTACATCGGTATCGGGATCCTCGTCGGCGGCCGCTGGCATTGGCGGTCTTACTCACTGACCAGCCCGCCCGACTGGAACGACCCGCGCTACGGCAAGAAGGTCATCGCCATCGCGGTGAAGGCCATGCCCGAAGGGTTCCTGTCGAGCCACCTGGTCAACGGCGTGTCGCCCGGCACCGTCGTGCGGCTGGCAGCCCCGCAGGGCGCGTTCGTACTGCCGTCGCCCCCGCCGCCGAAGGTGCTGTTCCTCACCGCCGGCTCCGGGATCACACCGGTGATGTCGATGCTGCGCGCGATGGACCGCCGCGACGCGGTGACCGATGTGGTGCACATCCACTCGGCCCGTACCGCCGAGGACGTGATGTTCGCGGCCGAACTCGACGATCTACACAGCCGCCGCCCCGGGTTCGTCTCGCATATCCACCTCACCGGAGCGAACGGCAAGTTCGCCACCACTGCCCTGGACGAGCTCTACCCGGACTGGCGGGAACGGCAGACCTGGGCGTGCGGGCCGCTGGGGATGCTCGACGAGATCGAGAAACACTGGCATGAGGCCGGTCTGGGGTCGGCGCTGCACGTCGAACGATTCGAGGTGGAGCGGTCGGCGACCACCGAGGGCGGCACCGTCACCTTCGGCAAGAGCGGCCGGTCGGTCACCGTGGACGGCGCCACGACCCTGCTGGAGGCCGGTGAATCCGCCGGTGTTCAGCTGCCGTTCGGCTGTCGGATGGGTATCTGCCAGACCTGTGTGGTGACCTTGAGTGCGGGACATGCCCGCGATCTGCGCAACGGCACCGAACGGTTCGAAGGAGAAAAGGTGCAGACGTGCATCTCCGCCGCGGCGGGTGACTGCACGCTCGAGGTGTGA
- the bluB gene encoding 5,6-dimethylbenzimidazole synthase: MSVYEAIRTRRDVRAEFTGDRIDDAALWRILGAAHCAPSVGNSQPWDFVVVRDRTTLRTFATHVAAKRHEFARSLPPERARTFEPIKVEGIEESGTGIVVVHDDSRGGPQVLGRATVPETGLYSTILAVQNLWLAATAEGIGVGWVSFYDEPVLADLIGLPGGVRPVAWLCVGPVSEFQRVPDLERFGWRDRRPLRDAVHRERYGDNGRAR, translated from the coding sequence ATGAGTGTGTACGAGGCCATCAGGACCCGCCGGGACGTCCGGGCCGAGTTCACCGGTGATCGGATCGACGACGCGGCCCTGTGGCGAATCCTCGGGGCCGCGCATTGCGCGCCCAGTGTCGGCAATTCTCAGCCCTGGGATTTCGTGGTGGTGCGCGACCGGACGACGTTGCGGACGTTCGCGACTCATGTAGCGGCGAAAAGGCACGAGTTCGCGCGCTCTCTGCCCCCGGAGCGCGCGCGGACCTTCGAACCGATCAAAGTCGAGGGGATCGAGGAGAGCGGTACCGGGATTGTGGTCGTCCATGACGATTCCCGTGGCGGCCCCCAAGTTCTCGGCCGGGCCACCGTGCCCGAAACCGGGCTGTATTCCACCATTCTCGCTGTCCAGAATCTCTGGCTCGCCGCGACCGCCGAGGGGATCGGGGTGGGGTGGGTGTCGTTCTACGACGAACCGGTCCTCGCCGATCTGATCGGCCTGCCCGGTGGCGTCCGGCCGGTCGCCTGGCTGTGCGTCGGTCCGGTCAGCGAATTCCAGCGTGTCCCCGATTTGGAACGCTTCGGCTGGCGCGACCGGCGGCCGCTGCGCGATGCCGTCCATCGGGAGCGCTACGGGGACAACGGTCGCGCACGATAA
- a CDS encoding WS/DGAT/MGAT family O-acyltransferase: MIAKLTPQDADFFRLESTTHPVHIGSLAVLDNTAEDGGRILDYQGLVDLVESRLPLIPRYRRKVREIPLSLGRPVWVEDSRFDITYHLRRSALPSPGSDEQLYELVARLGSRTLDPSRPLWEMYLIEGLAGGRCALYTKSHAALIDGHAALEIGHVVVDGAESPREIADDSWLPGREPSDTDLLLGALGHLVAQPGSAVEVLREVGAGTAGLIGTAGRTLDGVVSAVRSAASSTPDSPLNARTSRQRRFTVAVTDLADYKRVHQQVGCTINDVVLAVVTGALRNWLLSRNKGLTESSVLRAVVPMSGYDGDPGTGRSLPSGITPFLIDLPVGEPSPVMRLSHIAHATAEDARDRHGVRARTLVHLAGFAPASLHAMSVRAASTFADHTFNLVITNAPGPQTAMFVGGARMLEMYPVSPLLRNQATSIGITSYDGRVCYGLNADREAMADIGVLAASVPESMEEILGACL, from the coding sequence GTGATAGCGAAGCTGACACCGCAGGACGCCGACTTCTTCCGCCTGGAATCGACCACGCACCCGGTGCACATCGGGTCGCTGGCCGTACTGGACAACACCGCCGAAGACGGCGGTCGGATCCTGGACTACCAGGGGCTGGTCGATCTGGTGGAATCACGCCTGCCGCTCATACCGCGATACCGGCGCAAGGTGCGCGAGATTCCGCTCTCGCTGGGCCGGCCGGTCTGGGTCGAGGACAGTCGCTTCGATATCACCTACCACCTGCGCCGTTCCGCGCTGCCGTCACCGGGCAGCGACGAGCAGCTCTACGAACTGGTCGCGCGGCTGGGATCCCGGACGCTGGACCCGAGCCGCCCGCTGTGGGAGATGTACCTGATCGAGGGGCTGGCCGGGGGGCGGTGCGCCCTGTACACGAAGTCCCATGCCGCGCTGATCGACGGGCACGCCGCTCTGGAGATCGGGCATGTCGTCGTGGACGGAGCCGAGTCCCCGCGGGAGATCGCCGACGACTCCTGGCTTCCGGGACGCGAACCCAGCGATACCGATCTGCTGCTGGGGGCGCTGGGCCATCTGGTGGCTCAGCCCGGATCCGCGGTGGAGGTGCTGCGCGAGGTCGGCGCGGGCACCGCCGGACTGATCGGCACGGCCGGCCGGACCCTGGACGGTGTGGTCTCGGCGGTGCGGTCGGCGGCGAGCAGCACCCCGGACAGCCCACTGAACGCGCGAACGTCCCGGCAGCGCAGGTTCACGGTGGCGGTGACCGATCTCGCCGACTACAAGCGGGTGCACCAGCAGGTCGGCTGCACGATCAACGATGTCGTGCTGGCGGTGGTGACCGGCGCGCTGCGCAACTGGCTGCTCTCGCGGAACAAGGGACTCACCGAATCGAGCGTGCTGCGCGCGGTGGTGCCTATGTCGGGGTACGACGGCGACCCGGGGACCGGCCGCAGCCTGCCCAGCGGGATCACCCCGTTCCTGATCGACCTGCCGGTGGGCGAACCGAGCCCGGTGATGCGGCTGTCCCATATCGCGCATGCCACCGCGGAGGACGCCCGCGACCGGCACGGAGTCCGCGCGCGGACCCTCGTGCATCTCGCCGGCTTCGCTCCGGCCAGCCTGCACGCGATGAGTGTGCGGGCGGCGAGTACGTTCGCAGACCATACGTTCAATCTGGTGATCACCAACGCGCCCGGCCCGCAGACTGCGATGTTCGTCGGCGGGGCGCGGATGCTGGAGATGTACCCGGTTTCGCCACTGCTGCGCAACCAGGCGACGAGTATCGGGATCACGTCCTACGACGGACGGGTCTGCTACGGACTCAACGCCGACCGCGAGGCGATGGCCGATATCGGTGTGCTGGCCGCGTCGGTGCCCGAATCGATGGAGGAGATACTCGGTGCCTGCCTCTGA
- a CDS encoding DUF732 domain-containing protein, producing the protein MLKILAIGAVASALVFGSFCSASAYPHPGASRPGAAGVHSPAGKDDSVAQLPFADREFLRASAFDDETRQLQDAAIALAHAQCDYLDSSGNTAAHRTYLAEEARPFVEYPYLFLEAAVRAYCPRHTVMT; encoded by the coding sequence ATGCTCAAAATTCTGGCCATCGGCGCGGTCGCATCCGCGCTCGTGTTCGGCAGCTTCTGCAGTGCCTCGGCATACCCCCATCCCGGCGCCTCCCGGCCGGGCGCGGCGGGTGTGCACAGCCCGGCGGGCAAGGACGATTCGGTCGCGCAGCTACCCTTCGCCGACCGAGAATTCCTCCGGGCCAGTGCGTTCGACGACGAAACCCGCCAGCTCCAGGACGCGGCGATCGCCCTAGCGCACGCCCAGTGCGACTATCTCGACAGCTCCGGTAACACAGCGGCGCACCGTACCTACCTCGCCGAGGAGGCACGGCCGTTCGTGGAGTATCCCTATCTGTTCCTCGAGGCCGCGGTCCGGGCCTACTGCCCGCGGCACACTGTCATGACCTGA
- a CDS encoding fatty acid desaturase family protein, with product MAISDVQEYAHLTEADVEALGAEFDAIRRDIESTRGERDARYIRNVIRLQRALEISGRTVLFASFLPPAWLAGVALLGTAKIIENMEIGHNVMHGQWDWMNDPEIHSTHWEWDNAGPSKHWKHTHNYLHHKYTNVLGMDDDIGYGLLRVTRDQRWKPFNIGNPVYNLVLQSLFEYGVAIQHLELGKLAAGKFAPGTPERAEFDRKADEVLAKVKKQALKDYVVFPLLTGPSFFHTLTANLAANVVRNVWTNAVIFCGHFPDGAEKFTKADIDDETQAQWYLRQMLGSANISGSKLMHFMTGNLSHQIEHHLFPDLPSNRYAEVAVRVRELCDKYDLPYTTGSLPVQYFKAWRTIAKLALPNKYLRHTADDAPETASERKFNGQAVSTIDPVTGKRRGLRTAITEGRRRIRRRAAAMAS from the coding sequence ATGGCTATCTCGGATGTTCAGGAATACGCCCACCTCACCGAGGCGGATGTGGAAGCGCTCGGAGCAGAGTTCGACGCGATTCGCCGGGACATCGAATCGACGCGGGGCGAACGGGACGCCCGGTATATCCGCAATGTCATCCGATTGCAGCGCGCACTCGAAATCAGTGGCCGCACCGTCCTGTTCGCCAGCTTCCTGCCCCCGGCCTGGTTGGCCGGCGTGGCGCTGCTGGGCACCGCCAAGATCATCGAGAACATGGAGATCGGGCACAATGTGATGCACGGCCAGTGGGACTGGATGAACGATCCGGAGATCCACTCCACCCACTGGGAATGGGACAACGCGGGTCCGTCCAAACACTGGAAGCACACCCACAACTACCTGCACCACAAGTACACCAACGTGCTGGGAATGGACGACGATATCGGCTACGGCCTGCTGCGGGTCACGCGCGATCAGCGCTGGAAGCCGTTCAATATCGGCAACCCCGTCTACAACCTGGTGCTGCAGTCGCTCTTCGAATACGGCGTCGCGATCCAGCATCTCGAACTCGGCAAACTCGCGGCCGGAAAGTTCGCACCGGGAACCCCGGAACGGGCCGAATTCGATCGTAAGGCCGACGAGGTATTGGCCAAGGTCAAAAAGCAGGCGCTCAAGGACTACGTCGTCTTCCCGTTGCTGACCGGCCCCTCGTTCTTCCACACACTCACCGCGAATCTCGCGGCCAATGTGGTCCGCAATGTCTGGACCAACGCCGTCATCTTCTGCGGCCACTTTCCCGACGGCGCGGAGAAGTTCACCAAGGCCGACATCGACGACGAGACCCAGGCCCAGTGGTACCTCCGGCAGATGCTGGGCAGTGCCAATATCTCCGGCAGCAAGCTCATGCACTTCATGACCGGCAACCTCAGCCATCAGATCGAACACCACCTGTTCCCGGACCTGCCCAGCAACCGGTACGCGGAAGTCGCGGTCCGGGTGCGCGAACTCTGCGATAAATACGACCTGCCCTACACCACGGGCTCGCTGCCGGTGCAGTACTTCAAAGCCTGGCGCACCATCGCGAAACTCGCGCTGCCCAACAAATACCTCCGGCACACCGCCGACGATGCCCCGGAAACCGCCTCGGAACGGAAGTTCAACGGGCAGGCGGTGTCCACGATCGACCCGGTCACGGGTAAACGTCGCGGACTGCGCACCGCGATCACCGAAGGACGGCGCCGGATCCGCCGTCGCGCGGCAGCCATGGCGAGCTGA